From the Clostridium sp. Marseille-P299 genome, one window contains:
- a CDS encoding DUF1846 domain-containing protein: protein MKIGFDNQKYLKMQSAHIMERISKFDNKLYLEFGGKLFDDYHASRVLPGFAPDSKLKMLLELKDQAEIVIAISAVDIDKNKVRGDLGITYDLDVLRLVDAFRNKGLYVGSITITQYSGQESADAFKNKLEQLGLTVYIHYLIPGYPNNIPHILSDKGYGKNDYIKTTRPLVVITAPGPGSGKMATCLSQLYHEHKRGINAGYAKFETFPIWNLPLKHPVNLAYEAATADLNDVNMIDPFHLDAYGITTVNYNRDVEIFPVLNTIFSNIYKESPYKSPTDMGVNMAGNCIIDDEACKDASKQEIIRRYYQTLTNVLDGTAQNEEVYKLELLLNQAGITTKDRKVVAAANDRATESDGPAAAIELSDGTIITGKTSNLLGASAALLLNALKALAGIDHDTHVISPQAIEPIQNLKISYLGSKNPRLHTDEVLIALSISAMHDKVAKLALEQLPKLENLEVHSSVILSEVDIKTFKKLGIHLTTEATYESKCLYH from the coding sequence ATGAAAATCGGATTTGACAACCAAAAGTATTTAAAAATGCAATCGGCACATATTATGGAACGAATTAGCAAGTTTGATAACAAATTGTACTTAGAATTTGGTGGTAAATTATTTGATGATTACCATGCATCACGAGTACTTCCTGGTTTTGCACCAGATAGCAAATTAAAAATGTTATTAGAATTAAAAGATCAAGCTGAAATCGTTATTGCAATAAGTGCTGTCGATATTGATAAGAACAAAGTTAGAGGAGATTTAGGAATCACCTATGATTTAGATGTCCTACGTTTAGTAGATGCATTTCGTAATAAAGGCTTATATGTTGGAAGCATCACAATCACTCAATATTCTGGTCAAGAAAGTGCAGATGCTTTTAAAAATAAATTAGAACAACTTGGATTAACTGTTTATATCCACTATTTAATACCAGGATATCCAAATAATATTCCACATATCCTAAGTGACAAAGGTTATGGAAAAAATGATTATATAAAAACAACTAGACCACTTGTTGTTATAACAGCACCAGGCCCTGGTAGTGGTAAAATGGCAACTTGTTTATCTCAGTTATATCACGAACACAAAAGGGGAATTAATGCAGGTTATGCAAAATTTGAGACATTTCCTATCTGGAACCTTCCACTAAAACACCCAGTAAATTTAGCTTATGAAGCCGCAACTGCTGATTTAAATGATGTGAATATGATTGATCCATTTCATTTAGATGCGTATGGTATTACTACGGTAAATTATAACCGCGATGTTGAAATATTCCCTGTTTTAAACACAATTTTTTCAAACATTTATAAAGAAAGTCCATATAAATCACCAACGGATATGGGTGTAAATATGGCAGGAAATTGTATTATTGATGATGAAGCTTGTAAAGATGCTTCAAAGCAAGAAATCATCCGCCGTTACTATCAGACCTTAACTAATGTTCTTGATGGTACTGCTCAAAATGAAGAAGTATATAAACTAGAACTTTTATTAAATCAAGCTGGTATTACTACAAAAGATCGTAAAGTAGTTGCAGCTGCCAATGATCGTGCTACAGAAAGTGATGGTCCTGCTGCCGCTATTGAATTATCTGATGGTACTATCATTACTGGTAAGACAAGTAATCTTTTAGGTGCTTCTGCTGCTCTTTTATTAAACGCTTTAAAAGCATTAGCAGGTATTGATCATGATACACATGTAATATCTCCTCAAGCAATTGAGCCAATTCAAAACTTAAAAATATCATACCTTGGTAGTAAAAATCCAAGACTTCATACCGATGAGGTATTAATTGCATTATCAATAAGTGCAATGCATGACAAGGTTGCTAAATTAGCTTTAGAACAACTTCCTAAGCTTGAAAATCTTGAAGTACATTCCAGTGTTATCTTATCCGAAGTCGATATTAAAACATTTAAAAAACTTGGCATTCATTTAACAACAGAAGCAACTTATGAAAGTAAGTGCTTATATCATTAA